A stretch of Fimbriimonadaceae bacterium DNA encodes these proteins:
- the purH gene encoding bifunctional phosphoribosylaminoimidazolecarboxamide formyltransferase/IMP cyclohydrolase: MPRALLSVTDKSGVVAFARGLVDAGYELVSTGGTARALREAGLAVTDVAHVTGFPEMLDGRIKTLHPAIHGGLLGDVRNADHRTAMVEAGIAPIDVVAVNLYAFEKTVSGEHTLDDAIESIDIGGPAMIRAAAKNHANVTVVVDPGDYEGVLAGVRSGAVESQRLALAAKAFRHTAYYDSMIARYLSDRAEAPRYPETLTLGWRRTLALRYGENPHQHAALYTDPLGQPGVARAEQLWGKELSYNNLLDADAAWELVADLPEGACAIIKHGNPCGAAAGASLGESYRMARASDPISAFGGIAAFHGAVDGATAAVMAEKGNFLEVVLATAFDEEALSVFRERSGWGQDVRLLATPLPPRAPGLGVRALRGGVLLQDTDEDPGLPWTIASRRSPTESEMAALKFLWAVIPHVKSNAIVVGVEGRLLGVGAGQMNRVQSVRLALEQAGAGARGAALASDAFFPFPDSVETAAAAGIAAIVQPGGSKKDEAVIEAADRHGIALVMTGVRHFRH; the protein is encoded by the coding sequence ATGCCGCGCGCGCTGCTTTCCGTCACCGACAAGAGCGGAGTCGTCGCGTTCGCCCGGGGCCTCGTCGATGCCGGCTACGAGCTGGTCTCGACCGGCGGGACAGCGAGGGCGCTTCGCGAGGCGGGGCTCGCCGTGACCGACGTCGCCCACGTCACGGGATTTCCGGAGATGCTCGACGGGCGCATCAAGACGCTTCACCCAGCCATCCATGGAGGCCTGCTGGGAGACGTTCGAAACGCGGATCACCGGACCGCGATGGTGGAGGCCGGGATCGCGCCCATCGACGTCGTCGCGGTGAACCTCTATGCGTTCGAGAAGACGGTCTCGGGCGAGCACACGTTGGACGATGCGATCGAGTCGATCGACATCGGAGGACCCGCCATGATTCGCGCGGCGGCCAAGAACCATGCGAACGTGACCGTGGTCGTGGACCCTGGGGATTACGAGGGGGTTTTGGCGGGCGTTCGCAGCGGCGCCGTGGAATCGCAGCGGCTCGCGCTCGCTGCGAAGGCGTTTCGCCACACCGCTTACTACGATTCGATGATCGCCCGGTACCTGAGCGATCGGGCAGAGGCTCCCCGGTACCCGGAAACGCTGACCCTCGGATGGCGCCGCACGCTGGCGCTGCGTTATGGGGAGAACCCCCACCAGCACGCCGCGCTCTATACGGACCCGCTCGGCCAGCCCGGCGTGGCGCGAGCCGAGCAGCTTTGGGGCAAGGAGCTCAGCTACAACAATCTGCTCGACGCGGACGCGGCGTGGGAGCTGGTCGCCGACCTTCCCGAAGGCGCGTGCGCGATCATCAAGCACGGGAACCCGTGCGGCGCCGCCGCGGGCGCGTCCTTGGGAGAGAGCTACCGCATGGCGCGGGCCAGCGACCCGATCTCGGCGTTCGGAGGCATCGCGGCGTTCCACGGTGCGGTCGATGGCGCAACCGCCGCCGTGATGGCGGAAAAAGGGAACTTCCTCGAGGTCGTGCTGGCCACGGCGTTCGACGAGGAGGCGCTCTCCGTCTTCCGGGAGCGATCGGGCTGGGGGCAGGACGTGCGCCTGTTGGCCACCCCCCTGCCTCCGCGGGCCCCGGGCCTGGGTGTTCGCGCGTTGCGCGGCGGGGTGCTGCTCCAGGACACGGACGAGGATCCCGGCCTGCCGTGGACCATCGCAAGCCGGCGGTCGCCGACCGAGAGCGAGATGGCCGCGCTCAAGTTCCTTTGGGCCGTGATTCCGCACGTGAAGTCCAACGCGATCGTCGTGGGCGTCGAGGGACGGTTGCTGGGCGTGGGGGCGGGGCAGATGAACCGCGTCCAGTCGGTCCGCCTGGCGCTCGAGCAAGCCGGGGCCGGTGCGCGGGGGGCCGCGCTCGCCAGCGACGCGTTCTTCCCGTTTCCGGACAGCGTGGAGACGGCCGCGGCCGCGGGCATCGCCGCGATCGTGCAGCCCGGGGGCAGCAAGAAGGACGAGGCGGTGATCGAGGCCGCGGACCGCCACGGGATCGCCCTGGTGATGACGGGCGTGCGCCACTTCCGGCATTAG
- a CDS encoding M48 family metalloprotease has protein sequence MRPANWLAAVGLLLFTSLPLVCGAQEKALDPPAPPLSKQEQQHQADLQRDIQIGEKAKVEVEKEYKLSKNREYIERVQRVGGQIAAIAKVLRVETLWGDDRLNTFNYEFRVLEGDDVNAFSLPGGFIYVYEGFMKYIESDDELAGVMAHEVSHASMRHLATLEKESQRLQTVSLPLLLVAILGGGSSGSDALVLNQLIGLAVGSGWSVKAEQAADYGGFQYIMHSQYNPVGLLTFIERLARDERSQPARLVDWGIFRTHPPSRERAEALMGWLRDNHIPIRRSQVTTTFSTKVVPSEGGGGGVDVQFGGKPLFTFGGDSALQRADAASASLNAFFDNVPELFEVRTMSDGMIEGQGKFLFRVTAEDAALAKMSVSQLVDDTEQRIKRALYMISFRIWDGR, from the coding sequence ATGCGCCCCGCTAACTGGTTGGCGGCCGTCGGTCTGCTTCTGTTCACGTCCCTCCCGCTGGTCTGCGGCGCCCAGGAGAAGGCCCTGGACCCGCCTGCGCCGCCGCTCTCCAAGCAGGAGCAGCAGCACCAGGCGGACCTCCAGCGCGACATACAGATCGGAGAGAAGGCCAAGGTCGAGGTCGAGAAGGAGTACAAGCTCAGCAAGAACAGGGAGTACATCGAGCGGGTCCAGCGCGTGGGTGGCCAGATTGCGGCGATCGCAAAGGTCCTTCGCGTGGAGACGCTGTGGGGCGACGACCGGCTCAACACGTTCAATTACGAATTCAGGGTCCTCGAAGGCGACGATGTCAACGCGTTCTCGCTCCCCGGCGGGTTCATCTACGTCTACGAAGGGTTCATGAAGTACATCGAGAGCGACGACGAGCTGGCGGGGGTCATGGCCCACGAAGTCTCCCACGCGTCGATGCGGCATCTCGCCACTTTGGAGAAGGAGTCCCAAAGGCTCCAAACGGTCTCTTTGCCTCTCCTTCTCGTGGCGATTCTCGGCGGCGGCAGCTCGGGCTCCGACGCGCTGGTGCTGAACCAGTTGATCGGGTTGGCGGTGGGCAGCGGCTGGAGCGTGAAGGCCGAGCAGGCGGCGGACTACGGCGGCTTCCAGTACATCATGCACTCGCAATACAATCCTGTCGGCCTGCTCACGTTCATCGAACGCCTCGCCCGGGACGAGCGAAGCCAGCCGGCGCGGTTGGTGGACTGGGGCATCTTCCGAACGCACCCGCCCAGCCGAGAGCGCGCGGAGGCGCTCATGGGGTGGCTGCGCGACAACCACATTCCCATCCGCCGCAGCCAGGTCACCACGACGTTCAGCACCAAGGTCGTGCCCTCCGAGGGCGGCGGAGGCGGCGTGGACGTGCAGTTCGGCGGCAAGCCCTTGTTCACGTTCGGCGGGGACAGCGCCTTGCAGCGGGCCGATGCCGCGTCGGCGAGCTTGAACGCGTTCTTCGACAACGTGCCCGAGCTTTTCGAAGTGCGGACGATGTCCGACGGAATGATCGAGGGCCAGGGCAAGTTCCTCTTCCGCGTCACCGCCGAAGACGCCGCGCTGGCGAAGATGAGCGTCTCCCAACTGGTGGACGACACCGAGCAGAGGATCAAACGCGCGCTCTATATGATCTCGTTCCGGATCTGGGACGGACGGTAG
- a CDS encoding DUF370 domain-containing protein: protein MPPPTVLNVGFYNYVLTDKVVALVSSESAPMRRLIQSIRKSERLIDATQGRRTKCVIFTTGEAVVLSAISQETLAKRLSAEELPSDEE, encoded by the coding sequence ATGCCGCCTCCAACTGTGCTCAACGTGGGGTTCTACAACTACGTGCTGACCGACAAGGTCGTGGCGCTGGTGAGCAGCGAGTCGGCCCCGATGCGGCGGCTGATCCAATCGATCCGCAAATCCGAGCGGCTCATCGACGCCACCCAGGGGCGCCGCACCAAATGTGTGATCTTCACGACGGGGGAAGCCGTGGTGCTTTCCGCCATCTCCCAAGAGACGCTCGCCAAGCGCCTGTCGGCCGAGGAGCTCCCCTCCGATGAG
- a CDS encoding cupin domain-containing protein, whose protein sequence is MIRKFERWDWDGVAVDQYKDEPGTWVSVTRRCLASSDRMGFEMRYFELGVGGMTSFERHDHEHAVLVVRGRGRVLLDATWHEVAPFDVVHVPSRTPHRFENAGDEPFGIVCTVDRVRDRPELLDASEVVHAPR, encoded by the coding sequence TTGATCAGAAAGTTCGAGCGGTGGGACTGGGACGGCGTCGCCGTCGACCAGTACAAGGACGAGCCCGGTACATGGGTGTCGGTCACGCGCCGCTGCTTGGCTTCTTCCGATCGGATGGGATTCGAGATGCGCTACTTCGAACTTGGAGTCGGTGGGATGACCTCCTTCGAACGGCACGACCACGAGCATGCAGTGTTGGTCGTGCGGGGGCGCGGGCGCGTTCTCCTGGATGCGACGTGGCACGAGGTGGCACCCTTCGACGTGGTGCACGTGCCTTCCCGGACGCCGCATCGGTTCGAGAACGCGGGGGACGAGCCTTTCGGCATCGTGTGCACGGTCGACCGTGTGCGCGATCGGCCCGAGCTTCTCGATGCCAGCGAGGTGGTCCATGCGCCCCGCTAA